One Faecalispora anaeroviscerum genomic window carries:
- a CDS encoding helix-turn-helix domain-containing protein, translated as MEASGKRIKEFREQLPEKTSQKQFSDMLQIAGLDVDKNAVQRIESGDRFVTDIELKVIARVLGVSYQKLLD; from the coding sequence ATGGAAGCAAGCGGGAAACGTATCAAGGAGTTTCGTGAACAGTTGCCGGAAAAAACTTCTCAAAAGCAGTTTTCGGATATGCTGCAGATTGCCGGGTTGGATGTAGATAAAAATGCAGTGCAGAGGATAGAAAGCGGAGACCGCTTTGTCACGGATATTGAATTAAAGGTGATCGCAAGGGTATTAGGCGTATCTTATCAGAAATTACTGGATTAA